The following proteins come from a genomic window of Miscanthus floridulus cultivar M001 chromosome 2, ASM1932011v1, whole genome shotgun sequence:
- the LOC136534151 gene encoding uncharacterized protein isoform X2, which translates to MPIDAFVCRMPTLGVPYDLYLISYTSNTAKGHWLLGVHHCPGLGYFALLHKSTCFIHRSEATAPGERTAGGCPGRPQPRFGGHGDAGTRRGEPLISDKRKRVATIHHRYKETQCSIRQTTATYTPTLMMRSHLIHMAHISIHLKTTPTTTLLQSATPKLMNPVRKQTAPAAASEDKRTCQNSYSNRVC; encoded by the exons ATGCCAATTGATGCTTTTGTTTGCCGCATGCCAACACTTGGGGTACCGTATGATTTATATTTGATTTCCTACACGAGTAACACAGCCAAAGGCCACTG GCTCCTCGGCGTGCATCACTGTCCTGGGTTGGGTTATTTCGCTCTGCTACACAAAAG TACCTGCTTCATACATAGAAGCGAAGCGACGGCACCGGGCGAGCGCACAGCGGGCGGTTGCCCAGGCCGACCACAGCCCCGATTTGGTGGCCACGGCGATGCGGGGACGAGACGCGGCGAGCCTCTTATCTCCGACAAAAGAAAACGCGTAGCTACTATCCACCACAGATACAAG GAGACTCAGTGCTCGATACGTCAGACCACCGCGACCTATACTCCTACTCTGATGATGAGATCACATCTCATCCACATG GCCCACATCTCCATCCACCTGAAGACGACTCCTACTACAACC CTACTCCAAAGCGCAACTCCGAAGTTGATGAATCCAGTTAGGAAACAAACAGCGCCAGCGGCTGCCTCTGAAGACAAGCGCACATGCCAAAACAGCTACTCCAACAGAGTCTGTTAG
- the LOC136534151 gene encoding uncharacterized protein isoform X1: MPIDAFVCRMPTLGVPYDLYLISYTSNTAKGHWLLGVHHCPGLGYFALLHKSTCFIHRSEATAPGERTAGGCPGRPQPRFGGHGDAGTRRGEPLISDKRKRVATIHHRYKLSALPLQAHIGLRNAPATNDSIDIWPLKYEILTEQMQGRDTPPEERISHIRGDSVLDTSDHRDLYSYSDDEITSHPHGPHLHPPEDDSYYNPTPKRNSEVDESS, translated from the exons ATGCCAATTGATGCTTTTGTTTGCCGCATGCCAACACTTGGGGTACCGTATGATTTATATTTGATTTCCTACACGAGTAACACAGCCAAAGGCCACTG GCTCCTCGGCGTGCATCACTGTCCTGGGTTGGGTTATTTCGCTCTGCTACACAAAAG TACCTGCTTCATACATAGAAGCGAAGCGACGGCACCGGGCGAGCGCACAGCGGGCGGTTGCCCAGGCCGACCACAGCCCCGATTTGGTGGCCACGGCGATGCGGGGACGAGACGCGGCGAGCCTCTTATCTCCGACAAAAGAAAACGCGTAGCTACTATCCACCACAGATACAAG CTCTCTGCACTGCCCCTCCAGGCCCACATAGGTCTCAGAAACGCACCAGCGACCAATGATAGTATCGATATCTGGCCACTGAAATATGAAATACTCACAGAGCAAATGCAAGGCAGGGACACTCCACCAGAGGAACGCATCTCTCATATTCGAG GAGACTCAGTGCTCGATACGTCAGACCACCGCGACCTATACTCCTACTCTGATGATGAGATCACATCTCATCCACATG GCCCACATCTCCATCCACCTGAAGACGACTCCTACTACAACC CTACTCCAAAGCGCAACTCCGAAGTTGATGAATCCAGTTAG
- the LOC136540219 gene encoding protein FAF-like, chloroplastic, with protein sequence MALTVFETTEQQLLPCQQAVEHQGTGDGGKVAAAGGEKAAVMLKETDHGGDDDRPAERDDIWNMIQAQKPPPPAAPRQQAQAPYVHPLVRRSSSLLTQKSLEICTESLGSETGSDGFSDADGSATDRSCPGSDDERGEEEVAPRAAPPRAFPPPLPSLARRKVESTMEMRQERQDGRLLVKIVPVASSSLFRAQRRGGRLLLSFADTAAPPAPASDELDRSRAQPETEQQQADEEDEEDEVEVVDRGTVVEVKVSAQPQARSGSGPRVHRSALVINKFVGAEPVTSCEIDDSATAPRRCTGSTTTAVAALAAASALSATAAPPNNGDDAVPGATCGENKLLMTAKRHSSKEELMKHMRRCSGQLSPSLFVWEGCIATSS encoded by the coding sequence ATGGCACTGACAGTGTTCGAGACCACCGAGCAGCAGCTCCTCCCGTGCCAGCAGGCCGTCGAGCATCAGGGCACTGGCGATGGCGGCAAGGTCGCCGCTGCTGGCGGCGAGAAGGCTGCCGTCATGCTGAAGGAGACGGAccacggcggcgacgacgaccgaCCGGCGGAGAGGGACGACATATGGAACATGATCCAGGCGCagaagccgccgccgcctgcaGCGCCCAGGCAGCAGGCGCAGGCGCCGTACGTGCACCCGCTCGTGCGCCGTTCGTCCAGCCTGCTGACGCAGAAGAGTCTGGAGATCTGCACCGAGAGCCTCGGCTCGGAAACAGGCTCGGACGGCTTCTCCGACGCCGACGGCTCCGCCACCGACCGCTCGTGCCCGGGTTCCGACGACGAGCgcggggaggaggaggtggccccGCGCGCGGCCCCGCCCAGGGCGTTCCCGCCGCCGCTTCCGTCGCTGGCGCGGCGCAAGGTGGAGTCCACCATGGAGATGAGGCAGGAACGCCAGGACGGCCGCCTGCTCGTCAAGATCGTCCCCGTGGCGTCGTCAAGCCTGTTCCGCGCGCAGCGCCGCGGCGGGCGCCTGCTCCTGTCGTTCGCGGACacggccgcgccgcccgcccccGCCTCGGACGAGCTGGACAGGAGCCGCGCCCAGCCGGAGACCGAGCAGCAGcaggccgacgaggaggacgaggaggatgaGGTCGAGGTCGTGGACAGGGGAACGGTCGTCGAGGTGAAGGTGAGCGCGCAGCCGCAGGCGCGCAGCGGGAGCGGCCCGCGGGTGCACCGCTCCGCGCTCGTCATCAACAAGTTCGTGGGCGCCGAGCCGGTCACCTCCTGCGAGATCGACGACAGCGCCACAGCCCCGAGGCGCTGCACTGGGTCCACCACCACAGCGGTCGCGGCCCTGGCAGCGGCCTCGGCGCTGAGCGCGACCGCCGCGCCGCCGAACAATGGCGACGACGCCGTCCCCGGCGCCACGTGCGGCGAGAACAAACTCCTGATGACGGCGAAGCGGCACAGCAGCAAGGAGGAGCTGATGAAGCACATGCGCCGGTGCAGCGGGCAGCTGAGCCCGTCGCTTTTCGTTTGGGAGGGGTGCATCGCAACCTCCTCCTGA